A segment of the Anoplolepis gracilipes chromosome 14, ASM4749672v1, whole genome shotgun sequence genome:
tttagagagagggaaagctgGATATAAATCCGAGTGTTACGAGATGGTTGTCATTCTTCTTAACTGACGAAAAGAGATCTCATCATGTCTGTACCAACGTTTGTCGAGCAAGGATTTgtcgtttcgaataaattcatcgcaaagGAGGTGGCGGTGCTGAGAAGAAGACCTGTTCTCGCACACTACATTTTTCGGAGTCCTATACCATGGCATCTCCTTACAAAATCCGAAAAGTGTCAAGCTTCATGGTTGATGGCGAATCATCATGGAGTACAATGGGAGGATGGAATCGTTGCGTACAGCATGGCGAAACGATTGATTACAATAGCTGTAGTTaaagaagaagatgataaaatgcagtgtatcgtatacgttaaaggatgccagaaacgagaatggcttgctaatatgctcggcgacgatgcgagagaaaatttaatcattgagaccttggatgctgattacgacgatatcgaatctctaaataatctagatgttaaaaatactatacgatgtgaaaaacatgttaagaattgcgcattacaaaatgtattcaaaatatttaactggtggtcgcaacgccagaaagaattgcaagatttggaaaaataaaatattttaacactaatatgttttatttcttattcacCCTCCtcattccctccctccctccctccctcacgagtcatttaagaattctttttatccgagtatcgtctctctctcccttctaaaaatttcagagcactaaagtattctagaatctcccaccacatttaccactaatctcccactactttgaaaaacgggatgtcacgtatatttgattcttcatacggtcagtgttgcgttaaccgttcgtgaaagtggtccacttttgaaatctggaaatatgtaTTACGTCGAAAGAAGCAGTGGCGGCCTCAGCAGAAGcgtgaataattacgtaccgaatcgttatgaaactccatcgtttgagaacaaatgtgacaagtaagtttttgtttaacttctttctattttttcacaaattgtttttaaactaatttttttattttatttttctacagcatttcgttgaagcgtcgtgcgattcgtatactaagtagacgatacgcattgacaaccacggaattcaaattccttgaaattggTATCAACGTGGGTACACCAAGTTACGTGGAAATTGTCATAGGAGATCATCAAGGAAAGGAACTGGtattatctctcgaaacgtggaagggactctacgagcaacgtcgcaatattcacgatttactgcgaaaggactctaaagatacctataattttataagcgttggaccgctaacagtgcgagttcatacgattaacgatactaaacttataagtctcgaatctttaaacgtacgcatgatgatgattgaaccgacgttacaccgtatgtttgatctcgatcaatgcatcgatgtaacctttgatcgattggttagaatcaccgagacagtcgatactaagtttacacaattctccaatatcgcgtccactataacggataataaaaaagtgtcaaatgtaatatgcgccagcgacgccttcaataaacatcaactcgtcgattgcgaactggtaactttagtttttagtcacaatatgtaataaaaaaaaaaaaatatatataaaagagaagaataaagtttttttaaatttaaatcatgatataatttactcgCACGCATTTCCCATCCGTGCTTCCTCCCACCCGTAAACAGTCCCAGTTCTCATATGTAGCTCGTTGCGGGGAATGACGTCATGCTGGGAccgcgagagagtaagcgctaggaaagaaagagatagcgcgaggcgaaggagagcgagagagtaaacgctaggaaagaaagagatagcgcgaggcaaAGGAGAACAAGAGAGTAagtgctaggaaagaaagagatagcgcgaggcgaaggagagcaagagagtaagtgctaggaaagaaagagatagcgcgaggtgaagtagagcgagagagtaagtgctaggaaagaaagagatagcgcgaggcgaaggaaagcgagaacgcaaacagaaatttttttttcttttttcttttttcttttataatttttttttctttttattatttttttctttttttttctttttatatatttttttttttatattaaatattgagttagtatatctaattatatctagtatatgaaggaagaaggatgggatagatgaaggaaatgcaagcaattatatgtgtttaacataattttttttttatttaaaaaagtgtgtttatttacaaaatctgtgtgtgtgtgtgtgtgtgtgtgtgtgtgtgtgtgtgaatttaaaaataaaaagaaaaagatataaaaaaaaatatatataaaagattgcacGCCGATGGTCGAGGGGTACGGCACGACGACGACTGCTGCTGCAAGGCACTGGAGGGGATGACCGGGCGGTGGTAGTGGCGTCCAGGCAGGGCTCctgcataacagaaaaaaaaaaaaaaaaaaaaaaaaaaaaatttattaatattttcataatttgaaaaagaatcttACACATCAaggattacttacaattactgaTCAGAATCAGTATCAGAATCTGGATCATTGTCGATAACATGTTGTAGATACATGTTATCGATATGTTGACGGACTTCCCGATGGATTTCTTGTAACTGCTCAGGACATGCTTGCCGATTTCCGCCTGGTAAACAGCAATTCTCGCAAGGTTTTCCCCTTAGTCTGTTGTTTTCATTCGtccatatataactttgtagtTTAAAGATCACTgttgaagaattttttatgtcaagttCGCGATTTCGTTGAAACTCCACCACCGCATTCAATAGTTTTTCGGTCACCATTTTTCACAGCACTTAGTCCTAGCAAATgtctacaaaagtttattgctGCGCACAAAAACGGCACACACTACATGCTATTACTTGGCACAGTGAGTGTCCACAATTATTACACGAGTTCCAaccgtgataaatatattgtccagtttcatgtttatacacaattttaccttGTGTATATGAATCTTGAACTTCGATGAAACATcccgaacaaaatttttcactattttcctcgtcgttgtcatacttttttacttcgtaataaaatatgatgttacACATTTCCTGCCGTTCAGTTATAATTCGTAAATCTTCACGCACTAACGGCACTACTTGTTCATTCAAATAGTCTTCCGGATCACTCTCATAATCAGAGTCATTCACTATTTCCACTTCTTCATCGCTGTCGTCGATGATAACCACATCTTCATTGTCTTCATTGTTTTCGATAACAATCACATcttctatattcattttagCACTAAATCGAAAGACACTCGACGACTGTTGAATACGTTTTAACGCGGAGACAGATTCTCAAATTCGAGCAGCCGAATGTTGGCGCTGgtgcgttgcattctttccttaaaaattatggaagatgtttcgctccagttttatgggagattttccgcgagggtacaaagctgccgaacgtcggcgcttaaaatctctttttccataatattctaatggtcataaaatgatcataaaaaattagaaaaaaaagagaaaaaaaaacacttttatggtttctaaaatgtcccccgacTATAAATAAACtccaaagataaacatcttgcagttgcagttctttccctaaaaaattatggaagatattttgctccagttttatggaagattttccgcaagggtacaaagctgccgaacgtcggcgcttaaaatctcttttttcataatattctaatggtcataaaatgatcataaaactagaaaaaaaaaacagttttatgacttctaaaatattccccggctataaaatcaactgcaaagataaacatctactttcgaacgtgtgtaggacccttcccccccctttccctaacagacccctcgcgcctcTCAGATACCCCCGTCCCCGCACTCCCCTCAGCAccccatggcttagaatccccactataacactactaCAATATACACttttctatgaaaataaaaattggttaaagaaaaataaaattgtgtttgtaaaaacacaattttatttttctttaaccaatatttattttatgtcctgtcggctccacgtttttcctcccacgaaaataaaataataatcgtccGACCGGTCACAAAAAAACGGGTCgcgcaatagaaaagaaccgttattatcaaataatgtttagacctactaaaaacgatatctaaacaaataccggaagggattaataacgaaatcctctaaaaCAACGAAACAGGACAAACACaactgcataatcttaagaaacggacaaataatgccgctatgtactgtcggctccacgccTTCACCTCCTATAAAgatgaagcaataatcgcccgaccaatcataaaaaggatcgcgcgacgaaaaatattttaaacattgaaaacgaTGTCCAAAGAAACGACCGGAAAGGACCAATatcctctaaatgaataaatagacaaacacagctgcataatcttaagaaagaaacaaataatgccgctacgcactgtcggttCCACGTCTTTACCTCTTATAAAGATgaagcaataattgcccgaccagtcataaAAGGGCCGCGGaacggaaaaaatattttaaactttggcTATTATTGCCTTTAAATCGTTCGGAGTCAGGGATAATAAGGATTGCGAGCTTTACTTATTCAAAATCGTATAATGTACTTTCTTTGTCTTACACACTAGAATCGGAAGTATCGCCTCTAAACGCACGTCCGCACGCGTTCACGGTCGACTCTCTAATCCTGCCTCGACGAAACGTTATCCATCTGCCTAACGTCTCTCTTTCGACCTTCAAGAATCTTCCCGAATCGTCTC
Coding sequences within it:
- the LOC140673486 gene encoding uncharacterized protein; its protein translation is MSVPTFVEQGFVVSNKFIAKEVAVLRRRPVLAHYIFRSPIPWHLLTKSEKCQASWLMANHHGVQWEDGIVAYSMAKRLITIAVVKEEDDKMQFLFFYSISLKRRAIRILSRRYALTTTEFKFLEIGINVGTPSYVEIVIGDHQGKELVLSLETWKGLYEQRRNIHDLLRKDSKDTYNFISVGPLTVRVHTINDTKLISLESLNVRMMMIEPTLHRMFDLDQCIDVTFDRLVRITETVDTKFTQFSNIASTITDNKKVSNVICASDAFNKHQLVDCELVTLVFSHNM